The following are encoded together in the Anaerostipes caccae L1-92 genome:
- the guaB gene encoding IMP dehydrogenase, which produces MGKLIGQGITFDDVLLVPGYSEVIANEVVTETRLTDKITLNIPLMSASMDTVTEHRMAIAMARQGGIGIIHKNMTIAQQADEVDKVKRSENGVITDPFSLSPEHTIQDADDLMGKYRISGVPITEGTKLVGIITNRDLKFETDFSKKIKESMTSENLVTAQEGITLEEAKQILGKARKEKLPIVDKDFNLKGLITIKDIEKQIKYPHAAKDEQGRLLCGAGVGITADILDRVDALVKAHVDVVVVDSAHGHSANVLKAVRMAKKAYPELQVIAGNVATAEGTKALIEAGADAVKVGIGPGSICTTRVVAGIGVPQITAIMGAYEEAKKAGIPIIADGGIKFSGDITKAIAAGASACMLGSMMAGCDESPGEFELYQGRKYKVYRGMGSLAAMECGSKDRYFQTNAKKLVPEGVEGRVAYRGTAEDTIFQLLGGLRSGMGYCGAKTVEELQEKGQFVQITAASLKESHPHDIHITKEAPNYSVDV; this is translated from the coding sequence ATGGGAAAGTTAATTGGCCAGGGAATCACATTTGACGACGTATTATTAGTTCCGGGATATTCAGAAGTAATCGCAAATGAAGTGGTGACAGAGACCCGTCTGACAGACAAGATTACATTAAATATTCCTTTAATGAGTGCCAGCATGGATACGGTAACAGAGCACCGTATGGCGATCGCAATGGCAAGGCAGGGCGGTATCGGTATCATTCATAAGAATATGACCATTGCACAGCAGGCAGACGAAGTGGACAAGGTAAAACGTTCGGAAAACGGTGTCATCACAGATCCTTTTTCTTTAAGTCCTGAACATACGATCCAGGATGCAGATGACCTGATGGGAAAATACCGCATATCAGGGGTGCCGATTACTGAGGGAACCAAACTGGTCGGAATCATCACAAACCGTGATTTAAAGTTCGAAACAGATTTTTCAAAGAAGATCAAGGAATCCATGACATCAGAAAATCTTGTCACAGCGCAGGAAGGGATCACCCTGGAAGAGGCAAAACAGATTTTAGGGAAGGCAAGGAAAGAAAAACTTCCGATCGTGGACAAAGACTTTAACTTAAAAGGTTTAATTACTATTAAGGATATTGAAAAACAGATCAAATACCCGCATGCTGCAAAAGACGAACAGGGCAGACTGCTGTGTGGTGCCGGTGTGGGGATCACAGCCGATATCTTGGACCGTGTGGATGCATTGGTAAAAGCTCACGTAGATGTAGTGGTTGTCGACTCAGCCCATGGACATTCTGCAAACGTATTAAAGGCAGTCAGAATGGCGAAAAAGGCATATCCTGAACTGCAGGTCATTGCAGGAAATGTAGCCACGGCAGAGGGTACAAAAGCATTGATTGAGGCAGGGGCCGACGCTGTCAAAGTGGGAATCGGACCAGGATCCATCTGTACCACCCGTGTGGTTGCCGGAATCGGTGTTCCGCAGATTACTGCGATTATGGGGGCATATGAAGAGGCAAAGAAAGCAGGGATTCCGATCATTGCAGACGGCGGGATCAAGTTTTCAGGAGATATTACAAAAGCGATTGCAGCCGGTGCCAGTGCATGTATGCTCGGAAGTATGATGGCCGGATGTGATGAGAGCCCAGGAGAGTTTGAACTCTACCAGGGAAGAAAATATAAAGTATACCGCGGCATGGGATCCTTAGCAGCTATGGAATGCGGAAGCAAAGACCGCTATTTCCAGACAAACGCTAAGAAATTGGTTCCGGAAGGTGTCGAGGGCCGTGTGGCATACAGAGGGACTGCAGAAGACACCATTTTCCAGCTGCTCGGCGGACTCCGCTCCGGCATGGGATACTGCGGGGCAAAAACCGTAGAAGAACTGCAGGAGAAGGGACAGTTTGTACAGATTACGGCTGCATCCTTGAAAGAAAGCCATCCGCATGACATTCATATCACAAAAGAAGCACCTAATTACAGCGTAGACGTTTAA
- a CDS encoding PTS glucitol/sorbitol transporter subunit IIA: MSKTIFQTSVYELGDQVDAFYDEGMFVLFGENVPDTLKDFCHFIDVNQVDGTIGKGNTLVIDGAEFKITAVGEIAQSNLETLGHLTVVFSGAAEAGLPGSICVEAKPMPKLKVGSKIAIKED, translated from the coding sequence ATGAGCAAAACTATTTTTCAAACATCTGTCTATGAATTGGGAGACCAGGTTGATGCCTTTTATGACGAAGGGATGTTTGTGCTGTTCGGTGAGAATGTTCCGGATACATTAAAGGATTTCTGCCATTTTATCGATGTCAATCAAGTAGACGGGACAATCGGCAAAGGAAACACACTGGTGATTGACGGTGCAGAGTTTAAGATCACGGCTGTGGGAGAGATTGCCCAGTCTAATTTAGAGACTCTTGGACATCTGACGGTAGTATTCAGCGGGGCAGCTGAGGCAGGGCTTCCGGGAAGCATCTGTGTTGAGGCCAAGCCAATGCCTAAGTTAAAAGTCGGATCAAAGATCGCAATTAAAGAAGACTAG